One bacterium genomic region harbors:
- a CDS encoding MaoC family dehydratase codes for MPTIFESPKDLLSAVGKSLGASEWLSIDQERIDQFAEATGDHQWIHVDAERAKAGPFGATIAHGYLTLSLVNALLPQIIVVKNISMGVNYGTEKVRFPAPVPVGSRLRAVGELVKAEEVKGSAVQATVKVTMEIEGSERPGCVVETISRFVPA; via the coding sequence ATGCCCACCATTTTCGAGAGTCCGAAGGATCTTCTCTCCGCCGTCGGCAAGAGCCTCGGTGCGAGCGAGTGGCTGTCGATCGATCAGGAGCGGATCGATCAGTTCGCAGAAGCCACGGGGGATCATCAATGGATTCATGTGGATGCCGAGCGCGCCAAGGCGGGTCCGTTCGGGGCCACGATTGCCCACGGCTATCTGACACTCTCGCTGGTCAACGCGCTTCTTCCCCAGATCATCGTCGTGAAGAACATCTCCATGGGCGTGAACTACGGCACGGAGAAGGTGCGCTTCCCGGCTCCCGTTCCCGTGGGCTCGCGTCTCCGCGCAGTCGGAGAGTTGGTGAAGGCCGAAGAGGTCAAGGGAAGCGCAGTCCAGGCGACCGTGAAGGTCACCATGGAGATCGAAGGCAGCGAGCGTCCCGGTTGCGTCGTTGAGACGATCAGTCGCTTCGTGCCTGCGTAG
- a CDS encoding SDR family oxidoreductase: MSKLAPPYPKGRNLLEGKNVLVTAAAGTGIGFWAARRAIEEGAHVMISDIHERRLSDAAQELKKLTGTEPGTTLCDVTSEQDVQAAIQAALTGLGHLDVLINNAGLGGFGHVVDLTDEQWNKVLDVTLNGTFRMTRAVLPHMLERGSGAIVNNASVLGWRAQPGQSHYAAAKAGVMAFTRCVAMEAAEGGVRVNAVAPSLAMHEFLSKVTPEGLLDELIAKEAFGRAAEPFEVANVMIFLASDYASYMTGEVVPVSSQHA; encoded by the coding sequence ATGAGCAAGCTTGCACCTCCCTACCCGAAGGGTCGCAACCTCCTCGAAGGCAAGAACGTGCTCGTGACGGCCGCTGCCGGTACGGGGATCGGATTCTGGGCGGCTCGTCGCGCGATCGAGGAAGGCGCTCATGTGATGATCAGCGACATCCACGAGCGAAGGCTCTCCGATGCAGCGCAAGAGCTGAAGAAGCTCACCGGCACGGAGCCCGGCACCACCCTTTGCGATGTCACTTCCGAGCAGGATGTGCAGGCTGCGATCCAGGCCGCGTTGACCGGGCTCGGCCATCTCGACGTCTTGATCAACAATGCGGGCCTCGGCGGCTTCGGTCACGTCGTCGATCTGACGGATGAGCAATGGAACAAGGTGCTCGATGTGACCCTGAACGGCACCTTCCGGATGACCCGCGCCGTGTTGCCGCATATGCTCGAGCGCGGCAGTGGCGCGATCGTGAACAATGCTTCGGTGCTCGGTTGGCGGGCTCAGCCGGGACAGAGTCATTATGCCGCCGCCAAGGCGGGTGTCATGGCTTTCACGCGCTGCGTGGCGATGGAGGCGGCCGAGGGTGGCGTGCGGGTGAACGCCGTCGCCCCCAGTCTGGCGATGCATGAGTTCCTTTCGAAGGTCACGCCCGAGGGGCTGCTCGATGAGCTCATCGCAAAGGAGGCCTTCGGCCGGGCCGCCGAACCTTTCGAAGTCGCCAACGTCATGATCTTCCTCGCCAGCGACTATGCCTCCTACATGACCGGCGAAGTCGTTCCCGTTTCGAGCCAACACGCCTGA
- a CDS encoding acyl-CoA dehydrogenase — MHVRFSEQDEAFRREVASWMDAALSGEFSVLRGHGAAQADAMSHLEERRAWEKKLASGGWTCVGWPAEYGGRGLSLSQEVIFHEEYARAGAPTRLNHMGETLLGPTLIAFGTSEQKQRFLPPVVAGEEIWCQGFSEPNAGSDVANVQTRAWLEGDEWVIEGQKVWTSWASVADWCFTLCRTDPDSKLHKGLTYLLIPMAQDAVEVRPIEQITGESEFAEVFYNQARTGKDHLIAGPGDGWKVTMGTLAFERGVSTLGQQMLFRSELLEIIEVAKASGKANDPIYRQRIADAWIGLEMQRYNALRTLSAKDATTEPAGLVTKLFWATWHRKLGELAMDVLGDDGQILEAAPYELTPLQQMFLFTRSDTIYGGTNQVQRNQIAERALGLPREPRPTA, encoded by the coding sequence ATGCACGTTCGGTTCTCCGAGCAGGATGAGGCCTTCCGCCGTGAGGTGGCCTCCTGGATGGACGCCGCCCTCAGCGGCGAATTCAGCGTCTTGCGCGGCCACGGAGCCGCCCAGGCAGACGCGATGTCCCATCTCGAGGAGCGTCGCGCCTGGGAGAAAAAGCTCGCATCCGGGGGTTGGACCTGCGTCGGCTGGCCGGCCGAGTACGGCGGTCGCGGCCTCTCGCTCTCCCAGGAAGTGATCTTCCACGAGGAGTACGCGAGGGCCGGGGCGCCGACGCGTCTGAATCACATGGGCGAGACGCTGCTCGGTCCGACACTCATCGCGTTCGGTACCTCCGAGCAGAAGCAACGCTTCCTGCCGCCTGTCGTCGCCGGCGAGGAAATCTGGTGTCAGGGTTTCTCGGAGCCCAACGCCGGGAGCGATGTCGCGAACGTCCAGACCCGGGCGTGGCTCGAAGGCGACGAGTGGGTCATCGAAGGCCAGAAGGTCTGGACATCCTGGGCGTCCGTTGCGGATTGGTGCTTCACGTTATGCCGCACCGATCCGGATTCGAAGCTCCACAAAGGCCTCACCTACTTGCTGATTCCCATGGCTCAGGACGCGGTGGAAGTCCGTCCGATCGAGCAGATCACCGGGGAATCCGAGTTTGCCGAGGTCTTCTACAACCAGGCGCGTACCGGCAAGGACCATCTGATCGCGGGCCCCGGCGACGGTTGGAAAGTGACCATGGGCACGCTCGCCTTCGAGCGCGGCGTCTCGACACTCGGTCAGCAAATGCTCTTTCGAAGCGAGTTGCTCGAGATCATCGAAGTGGCGAAGGCTTCCGGAAAGGCAAACGATCCGATCTACCGACAACGAATCGCAGACGCTTGGATCGGGCTGGAGATGCAACGCTACAACGCGCTCCGAACCCTCTCGGCCAAGGATGCGACCACTGAGCCCGCCGGCCTGGTGACCAAGTTGTTCTGGGCTACCTGGCATCGAAAGCTGGGCGAGTTGGCGATGGACGTGCTCGGAGATGACGGTCAGATCCTGGAAGCCGCGCCCTACGAGTTGACTCCGCTTCAGCAGATGTTCCTCTTCACGCGCTCCGACACCATCTACGGCGGAACCAACCAGGTGCAACGAAATCAGATCGCGGAGCGCGCCCTCGGACTCCCGCGGGAGCCTCGCCCGACCGCATGA